From Asterias rubens chromosome 20, eAstRub1.3, whole genome shotgun sequence, one genomic window encodes:
- the LOC117303605 gene encoding RPE-retinal G protein-coupled receptor-like, protein MEVAALGPLEYYIMGLILTVEAILGTICCVRLLLVYLKNPTLHQPQSLLGITLCIGDLGIALMCPFAAFASFSETWPFGDEYCQLYAFTGMLFGTLSISAMACLALDKCYSSSNDAKGGSSQPYILITSIIWLNALFWSLTPLSPIGWGRYAIEPPKSTCMLDFANREPSYMMYLFLMASTVYALPVGAILWCLVKLRKGKDPNNGKSKVCLLVLFSLIVYWGAYGIVALWAALDDIHNVPLRLVAAAPILAKICPIGNTVMQVLTNRNIRCLMYRKETVASNKRE, encoded by the exons ATGGAAGTTGCAGCACTGGGTCCTTTGGAATACTACATCATGGGATTGATACTCACTGTGGAAG CTATACTTGGAACAATATGCTGTGTTCGTCTTCTCCTGGTGTATTTGAAAAATCCAACCCTCCACCAACCGCAGAGTCTTCTAGGCATCACACTGTGCATTGGAGACTTGG GAATAGCTCTGATGTGCCCATTTGCCGCCTTTGCAAGCTTCAGTGAAACCTGGCCATTTGGAGATGAGTACTGCCAGCTGTATGCCTTTACTGGGATGCTGTTTGGTACACTCAGCATATCAGCTATGGCATGCTTGGCTTTGGACAAATGTTACTCAAGCTCAAACGATGCTAAAG GGGGTTCTAGTCAGCCTTACATCTTGATTACATCAATCATCTGGCTAAAcgccctcttctggtcactaaCCCCACTGAGTCCCATCGGTTGGGGGCGCTATGCCATCGAACCGCCTAAATCGACGTGCATGTTGGACTTTGCAAACCGTGAGCCATCATACATGATGTACTTGTTCTTAATGGCAAGCACGGTCTATGCGTTGCCAGTAGGCGCCATCTTATGGTGCTTAGTGAAGCTCAGAAAGGGAAAAGATCCAAACAACGGAAAGAGCAAG GTATGTCTTTTGGTGTTGTTCTCATTGATTGTGTACTGGGGAGCCTATGGAATCGTAGCACTATGGGCAGCACTAGATGACATACATAATGTCCCGCTCCGATTGGTTGCTGCTGCTCCAATCCTGGCCAAGATCTGTCCAATCGGAAACACTGTAATGCAGGTGCTGACCAATAGGAACATCCGTTGTCTGATGTACAGAAAGGAAACAGTTGCATCCAACAAGAGGGAATGA
- the LOC117304087 gene encoding uncharacterized protein LOC117304087, producing MKALCGIAICVLILIEVHIAASCSPTRDWRPQSFVDRLENAAIAFKGRVIHMPQPPFYGMYTVKFEVDCVYKTSLPITKEVNVFGFGYDGGMCSSTMVTAGGSYIMLARAPYTTGGNLMVDMVNMQPAAETASQTLLARVQNVHSCQKPE from the coding sequence ATGAAGGCTCTGTGTGGAATTGCTATTTGTGTCTTGATATTAATCGAGGTACACATTGCCGCATCGTGTTCTCCAACTCGAGACTGGCGTCCACAAAGCTTCGTCGACCGATTGGAGAATGCTGCAATTGCATTCAAGGGTAGAGTTATCCACATGCCACAACCACCATTCTATGGGATGTATACGGTCAAGTTTGAAGTCGACTGTGTTTACAAAACGTCTCTACCGATCACGAAAGAAGTTAACGTCTTCGGGTTCGGATATGATGGAGGCATGTGTTCATCCACAATGGTTACCGCCGGGGGATCCTACATAATGTTAGCACGAGCACCTTATACTACAGGAGGAAACCTGATGGTTGATATGGTTAACATGCAACCCGCTGCTGAAACTGCTTCACAAACTCTCCTCGCCAGGGTGCAAAATGTGCATTCTTGCCAAAAACCCGAATAA